A part of Aegilops tauschii subsp. strangulata cultivar AL8/78 chromosome 2, Aet v6.0, whole genome shotgun sequence genomic DNA contains:
- the LOC109764858 gene encoding uncharacterized protein: MEGEGSWRFLYDSDSDDELLRFARGDTAVPAERQQQQQVLAAHHDGQPAYPQMMAGLPSASAMQLDHHQAPPMVHVQQPQPAPAMAFQPRQPPSMIHSRYPQPAPAMPLEHQQMPGESPATVLFHDQHMMGESSSAMPLHHQQMLVHSPATMQPQHQQMQGLSEPSLEVMSTLEYQRIMADLGLTDLYVEDEEVHLPGDGGAASIPDPEPLVLESGLHNDQIPKPSQKGGEGQFFAAAPQPGDYLGPSGAASILDPEPAVTAPVVAPAQPEQGSCEHCYVVREVRNHSALGPVTLSVHRATDGTYTHIILELKGTAAQGPNSGTQRIYRCLRDLTPESAPEYVESCIHKMRNKAGPLEDVIGGGAAAASSTMIRARPGDPGSPWAPERGMRRPAPPTPPTEQEEKETRRYLREAAAMAVRELGSLASEVRSVRNQRAPDSNSRKVLFSRLRELNHKIKRFEKDSAKRVGSELSKIRREVDGFVMEKRQLYDMLKELMQRVTKNCHRPPPCGNDDQAGGSGAAGAAVS, from the exons ATGGAGGGCGAGGGCTCCTGGCGCTTCCTCTACGACTCCGACAGCGATGACGAGCTCCTCCGCTTCGCCCGAGGGGACACGGCCGTGCCCGCTGAGCGCCAGCAGCAGCAACAGGTTCTGGCGGCTCACCACGACGGCCAGCCGGCCTATCCG CAAATGATGGCCGGCTTGCCATCGGCGTCGGCAATGCAACTCGATCACCATCAGGCGCCTCCCATGGTCCACGTGCAGCAGCCTCAACCGGCGCCGGCGATGGCATTCCAGCCCCGGCAGCCGCCTTCCATGATACACTCTCGGTACCCTCAACCAGCGCCGGCGATGCCACTCGAGCATCAACAGATGCCTGGCGAATCGCCGGCAACGGTGCTATTCCATGACCAGCACATGATGGGCGAGTCGTCGTCGGCGATGCCACTCCATCACCAGCAGATGCTAGTTCACTCGCCGGCCACGATGCAACCCCAACACCAGCAGATGCAAGGCCTAAGCGAGCCGTCGCTGGAGGTGATGTCGACACTCGAATACCAGCGGATAATGGCCGATTTGGGTCTCACTGACCTCTACGTAGAAGACGAAGAAGTACACCTCCCTGGCGATGGTGGCGCCGCCAGCATCCCGGACCCGGAGCCTCTGGTGTTGGAGTCTGGCCTCCACAACGACCAAATACCGAAGCCATCACAGAAAGGTGGCGAGGGCCAGTTCTTCGCCGCCGCGCCGCAGCCAGGCGACTATTTGGGTCCCAGTGGCGCCGCCAGCATCCTGGACCCGGAGCCGGCGGTGACGGCTCCGGTGGTGGCACCAGCGCAGCCAGAGCAAGGATCGTGCGAACACTGCTATGTCGTCAGAGAGGTCAGGAACCACAGCG CATTAGGGCCGGTGACCTTGTCGGTGCACCGCGCGACGGACGGAACATACACGCACATTATCTTGGAACTCAAAGGCACGGCCGCCCAAGGTCCAAATTCCGGCACCCAACGAATTTACAGGTG CCTGCGTGACCTCACGCCCGAGTCGGCGCCTGAGTATGTCGAGTCCTGCATCCACAAGATGAGGAACAAAGCCGGTCCGCTGGAGGACGTCAtcggcggcggcgccgccgccgctagCTCTACCATGATCCGCGCTCGTCCGGGGGACCCGGGCTCGCCCTGGGCGCCAGAGAGGGGCATGCGGCGGC CTGCACCGCCTACGCCGCCCACCGAGCAAGAGGAAAAGGAGACGCGGAGGTACCTTCGTGAGGCCGCAGCCATGGCCGTGAGGGAGCTGGGATCGCTGGCCTCCGAGGTCAGGAGCGTCCGCAACCAAAGAGCTCCAGACAGTAATAGTCGCAAAGTTCTATTTAGCAGG CTAAGGGAACTCAACCATAAGATCAAGAGATTCGAGAAGGACTCAGCCAAGCGTGTGGGGAGTGAACTGTCCAAGATCAGGAGGGAGGTGGATGGCTTTGTGATGGAGAAAAGACAACTGTACGATATGCTTAAGGAGCTGATGCAGAGGGTGACCAAGAACTGCCACCGTCCCCCTCCCTGCGGAAATGACGATCAGGCCGGTGGCAGCGGCGCCGCTGGTGCTGCCGTGTCGTAA